In Geobacter anodireducens, a genomic segment contains:
- a CDS encoding AAA family ATPase, translating to MAKSALRHKLIVIAGPNGSGKTTFTSQVLRHDWSEGCIFINPDEIAKNEFGDWNSPEAVMKAAARAQELREECLRGKRSMLLETVFSVPEKLDFIRRAKEADFFIRFFFIGTDSPAINASRVARRVMAGGHDVPIAKIISRYQRSIANGALAISMVDRAYVYDNSIDDREPKKLFRTRDGRIFKTYRDLALHEWARMVVEGLPD from the coding sequence ATGGCGAAAAGCGCTCTCAGGCATAAGCTGATCGTCATTGCCGGGCCGAACGGTTCGGGCAAGACAACGTTCACGAGCCAGGTCCTCAGACACGACTGGTCGGAGGGCTGCATCTTCATCAACCCCGATGAAATCGCCAAGAATGAATTCGGTGACTGGAACTCTCCCGAGGCCGTAATGAAAGCTGCGGCAAGGGCTCAGGAACTCAGAGAGGAGTGCTTGAGGGGAAAAAGGAGCATGCTCCTGGAAACGGTTTTTTCCGTCCCGGAAAAACTGGATTTTATCAGGCGGGCGAAAGAGGCCGACTTCTTCATCCGCTTCTTTTTCATCGGCACCGACAGCCCGGCGATCAATGCGTCCCGCGTCGCCAGGCGGGTCATGGCGGGCGGCCACGATGTCCCCATCGCCAAGATCATTTCCCGCTACCAGCGCTCCATTGCCAACGGTGCCCTGGCGATCTCCATGGTTGACCGGGCATACGTGTACGACAACTCGATCGACGACCGCGAACCCAAAAAGCTCTTCCGCACGAGAGATGGACGGATTTTCAAGACCTACCGGGATCTGGCGCTGCACGAGTGGGCCCGGATGGTTGTGGAAGGGCTGCCCGACTAG
- a CDS encoding peptidyl-prolyl cis-trans isomerase A, which translates to MSEEQNPRVMLETSQGNIIVELFRDKAPISARNFISYVKDGYYDGLIFHRVIKGFMIQGGGMDENMQPRKTKFAIKNEATNGLSNKRGTLAMARTAVVDSATSQFFVNLVDNAFLDNRGKTPDLFGYAVFGQVVEGMDVVDAIAGVKTGNRAGHSDVPVEAVFITKASVIE; encoded by the coding sequence ATGAGCGAAGAACAGAACCCCCGGGTCATGCTTGAGACCTCCCAGGGGAACATCATCGTCGAACTGTTCAGGGACAAGGCGCCGATTTCCGCCCGCAACTTCATCTCCTACGTGAAGGACGGCTACTATGACGGCCTCATCTTCCACCGGGTCATCAAGGGATTCATGATCCAGGGGGGCGGGATGGACGAAAACATGCAACCCCGGAAGACCAAGTTCGCCATCAAGAACGAGGCGACCAACGGCCTCTCCAATAAGCGGGGAACCCTGGCCATGGCCCGGACCGCGGTGGTCGACAGCGCCACGTCCCAGTTCTTCGTCAACCTGGTGGACAACGCGTTTCTCGATAACCGGGGCAAGACGCCCGATCTCTTCGGCTATGCCGTGTTCGGTCAGGTCGTGGAGGGGATGGATGTGGTGGACGCCATTGCCGGGGTGAAGACCGGCAACAGGGCGGGCCACTCGGATGTGCCGGTGGAGGCCGTGTTCATTACCAAAGCCTCGGTGATCGAATAA
- a CDS encoding peroxiredoxin, which translates to MKSTGPIMLTLTLLLAASTAMATPDKVDEMTRATELMVQHHKGMVRSEPERAMVGEPAPAFSLEAVVNKEFKRVNLADYRGKWVVLFFYPGDFTFVCPTEIRGFNAAVDRFTELNAVVLGASVDSKFSHLAWINRGDLGDLSFPLLADNKKEATIRYGILDEKEGVALRGLFIIDPNGILQYQVVQSPSVGRSVEETIRVLEALQTGELCPLGWKPGEKTIKK; encoded by the coding sequence ATGAAATCAACCGGACCCATCATGCTGACGCTTACCCTGCTGCTTGCCGCAAGCACCGCCATGGCCACCCCCGACAAGGTCGACGAGATGACCCGCGCCACGGAGCTCATGGTCCAGCACCACAAGGGAATGGTACGAAGCGAGCCGGAACGGGCCATGGTGGGCGAGCCGGCCCCGGCATTTTCCCTGGAGGCGGTGGTCAACAAGGAGTTCAAGCGGGTCAACCTGGCCGACTACCGGGGCAAGTGGGTAGTCCTCTTCTTCTACCCCGGCGACTTCACCTTTGTCTGCCCCACCGAGATCAGGGGCTTCAACGCCGCCGTGGACCGGTTCACGGAGCTGAACGCCGTCGTGCTCGGCGCCTCAGTGGACAGCAAGTTCTCGCACCTGGCCTGGATCAACCGGGGCGACCTGGGCGACCTCTCGTTCCCGCTGCTGGCCGACAACAAAAAGGAAGCCACCATCCGCTACGGCATCCTGGACGAAAAGGAAGGGGTGGCGCTGCGGGGGCTCTTCATCATCGATCCCAACGGCATCCTCCAGTATCAGGTGGTCCAGAGCCCCTCGGTGGGACGGAGCGTGGAAGAGACCATCCGGGTCCTGGAGGCGCTCCAGACCGGCGAACTCTGCCCCCTGGGCTGGAAGCCGGGCGAGAAAACCATCAAGAAGTAG
- a CDS encoding cobyrinic acid a,c-diamide synthase, protein MSRKIFIAATGMNAGKTTISVSLMHLARKKYGRVGFIKAVGPKCQVFNGITVDKDAALMARIFGLEEDIAHMSPVVLGRGSTKKFIDGEIPALWPVERITEAVAALEEKNDFLIIEGSGHGGVGSVIGLNNARVARITGAPVILVSGGGIGNVIDSVQLNLPLYRMEEVPVKALVVNKLLPEKRETSLSYLGRSFKPYGIEVIGAFDWSPVLANPTLNHISRLLEHPLRGDQTQGTRIVHHIQLGAASSQKVIDGLDQSTLLVVTSSRDELLVTISSLYHIPAYREKIAGLVIPGHAPVSAITQQILDGSNIPVIRIRETTADVFSAMKHHVSKISAEDTEKIELVKAQAEEILDFDYLDSLLD, encoded by the coding sequence ATGAGCAGAAAGATATTCATCGCCGCCACCGGCATGAACGCGGGCAAGACCACCATCAGCGTCTCGCTCATGCACCTGGCGCGCAAGAAATACGGCCGGGTCGGCTTCATCAAGGCCGTGGGCCCCAAGTGCCAGGTCTTCAACGGCATCACCGTGGACAAGGACGCGGCCCTCATGGCCCGCATCTTCGGACTTGAAGAGGACATCGCCCACATGTCCCCCGTGGTGCTCGGCCGGGGCTCCACCAAGAAGTTCATCGACGGCGAGATCCCGGCGCTCTGGCCCGTGGAGCGGATCACCGAGGCGGTGGCCGCCCTGGAGGAGAAAAACGACTTCCTGATCATCGAAGGGTCGGGCCACGGCGGGGTGGGCTCGGTCATCGGCCTCAACAACGCCCGGGTGGCCAGGATCACCGGCGCGCCCGTGATCCTGGTGAGCGGCGGCGGCATCGGCAACGTCATCGACTCGGTCCAGCTCAACCTCCCCCTCTACCGGATGGAAGAGGTGCCGGTCAAGGCGCTTGTGGTCAACAAGCTCCTGCCCGAGAAGCGGGAAACCTCCCTCTCGTACCTGGGCCGCTCCTTCAAGCCCTACGGCATCGAGGTCATCGGCGCCTTCGACTGGTCCCCGGTCCTGGCCAACCCGACCCTCAACCACATCTCCCGCCTGCTGGAGCACCCCCTGCGGGGCGACCAGACCCAGGGGACTCGCATCGTCCACCACATCCAGCTGGGGGCCGCCTCCTCCCAGAAGGTCATCGACGGGCTGGATCAGTCCACCCTGCTGGTGGTCACCAGCTCCCGGGACGAACTCCTGGTCACCATCTCGTCCCTCTACCACATCCCGGCCTACCGGGAGAAGATCGCCGGCCTCGTCATCCCCGGCCACGCCCCGGTGTCGGCCATCACCCAGCAGATCCTCGACGGGAGCAACATCCCCGTCATCCGCATCCGCGAGACCACCGCCGACGTCTTCTCGGCCATGAAGCACCACGTCTCAAAGATCAGCGCCGAGGACACCGAAAAGATCGAGCTGGTCAAGGCCCAGGCCGAAGAGATTCTGGATTTCGATTACCTGGATTCACTGCTGGACTGA
- a CDS encoding radical SAM protein, whose translation MKRKTLPKLLYADAKGNIFDHPHLCMAGMSGPETVLPESVELIPLPEGSRLFTIPDTPPVAWDEQQRKFVTVASVREGRRPMPVQAVSAFMAPGYVRLLLPACDYSRKKVHLPLWSYTAVGWDEERDCFVVAASRVDTNQNWNPCNYDDRKLDPLVRQRLAEMPRNRLLEQLARCAVDYHCFAAKNLFFRRWEAPLPTSPACNSRCLGCISLQPSDCCPANHERIGFVPTPEEIVELALPHLLEAPEPIVSYGQGCEGDPIMQADTVAEATRRLKAATSRGTVNFNSNGSLPDRIAMLCDAGMDSMRFSMNSVREEVYDRYYRPVEYRFADVKESVRLAGERGLFTMINYLVSPGVSDSADEVEALLRFIGETGVKMIQMRNLSIDPDFYNKRMGATGRGIGMYRMLERVKREFPHIQYGYYNRTRENFFPAGYEKGWPIR comes from the coding sequence ATGAAACGCAAAACCCTCCCCAAACTCCTCTACGCCGACGCCAAAGGAAACATCTTCGACCATCCCCATCTCTGCATGGCCGGCATGAGCGGCCCCGAGACGGTGCTCCCCGAATCGGTGGAGCTAATTCCGCTGCCCGAGGGGAGCCGGCTCTTCACCATCCCGGACACGCCGCCCGTTGCCTGGGACGAGCAGCAGCGGAAGTTCGTGACCGTGGCCTCGGTGCGGGAGGGGCGGCGCCCGATGCCGGTGCAGGCGGTGTCGGCCTTCATGGCGCCCGGGTACGTGCGGTTGCTGCTGCCGGCGTGTGATTATTCGCGCAAGAAGGTGCACCTCCCCCTCTGGTCGTACACGGCGGTGGGCTGGGACGAGGAGCGGGACTGCTTCGTGGTGGCGGCGAGCCGGGTGGACACCAACCAGAACTGGAACCCCTGCAACTACGACGACCGGAAGCTGGACCCCCTGGTGCGGCAACGGTTGGCGGAAATGCCCCGCAACCGGCTCCTGGAGCAGTTGGCCCGCTGCGCGGTTGATTACCACTGCTTTGCGGCCAAGAACCTCTTTTTCCGCCGCTGGGAGGCGCCGCTTCCCACCTCGCCGGCGTGCAACTCGCGCTGCCTCGGGTGCATCAGCCTCCAGCCCTCGGACTGCTGCCCGGCCAACCACGAGCGGATCGGCTTCGTCCCCACGCCGGAGGAGATCGTGGAGCTGGCCCTGCCGCACCTGCTGGAGGCGCCGGAACCCATCGTCTCCTACGGCCAGGGGTGCGAGGGTGACCCGATCATGCAGGCGGACACCGTGGCCGAGGCCACGCGGCGGCTGAAGGCGGCCACCTCCCGGGGGACGGTGAACTTCAACTCCAACGGCTCCTTGCCGGACCGGATCGCCATGCTCTGCGACGCGGGCATGGACTCCATGCGTTTTTCCATGAACTCGGTGCGGGAGGAGGTCTACGACCGGTACTACCGGCCGGTGGAATACCGCTTCGCCGACGTGAAGGAGTCGGTGCGGCTGGCAGGGGAGCGGGGGCTGTTCACCATGATCAACTACCTGGTGTCGCCGGGGGTGTCGGACAGCGCCGACGAGGTGGAGGCCCTGCTCCGCTTCATCGGCGAGACCGGGGTGAAGATGATTCAGATGCGGAACCTGTCCATTGACCCGGATTTCTACAACAAACGGATGGGCGCCACGGGGCGGGGCATCGGCATGTACCGGATGCTGGAGCGGGTGAAACGGGAGTTTCCCCACATCCAGTACGGCTACTACAACCGGACCCGGGAGAACTTCTTCCCGGCGGGGTATGAGAAGGGGTGGCCGATCCGCTAG